From one Neovison vison isolate M4711 chromosome 1, ASM_NN_V1, whole genome shotgun sequence genomic stretch:
- the H1-6 gene encoding histone H1t: MHQSQHALPYIRPGGRAASCARRWSPSACLRAMSETAPAATADTALVSMDNPPVKKRGKKPGGQLGASRKAPSLSVSKLITEALSVSQERAGMSLAALKKALAAAGYDVEKNNSRIKLGLKSLVSKGTLVQTKGTGASGSFKLSKKALPEPTKSKVKRPSSAKAKKLVLSKDSKSPKGAKSNKKAKKPRATAAQKAARSGRKALGAKGKQARKSPGKARAEKPKAGKPKLSQQKTNARKVASKK; the protein is encoded by the coding sequence ATGCACCAATCACAGCACGCCCTGCCCTATATAAGGCCGGGAGGCCGCGCGGCATCTTGTGCTCGTCGGTGGTCGCCCTCAGCTTGTCTTCGTGCCATGTCTGAGACGGCTCCCGCAGCCACAGCTGACACTGCCTTGGTTTCAATGGACAATCCTCCAGTTAAGAAGAGGGGGAAGAAGCCGGGGGGCCAACTAGGCGCTAGTCGCAAGGCCCCGAGCCTCTCCGTGTCCAAGCTGATCACGGAGGCGCTGTCGGTGTCCCAGGAGCGAGCTGGCATGTCCCTGGCAGCGCTCAAGAAGGCGCTGGCGGCCGCCGGCTACGACGTGGAGAAGAACAACAGCCGCATCAAACTGGGCCTCAAGAGCCTGGTGAGCAAGGGCACCCTGGTGCAGACCAAGGGCACCGGCGCCTCGGGCTCCTTCAAGCTCAGCAAGAAGGCACTTCCAGAGCCAACCAAGAGCAAGGTCAAAAGGCCATCTTCCGCCAAGGCGAAGAAGCTGGTTTTATCCAAGGATTCAAAGTCCCCGAAAGGTGCCAAGTCCAACAAGAAAGCCAAGAAGCCCCGGGCAACGGCAGCGCAGAAAGCGGCCAGAAGCGGCAGGAAGGCCTTGGGGGCCAAGGGCAAGCAAGCGCGAAAGAGCCCGGGGAAGGCCAGAGCAGAGAAGCCGAAGGCCGGGAAGCCCAAGCTGAGCCAGCAGAAAACCAACGCGAGGAAAGTGGCGTCCAAGAAATAA
- the LOC122913990 gene encoding histone H2B type 1-C/E/F/G/I yields MPEPAKSAPAPKKGSKKAVTKAQKKDGKKRKRSRKESYSVYVYKVLKQVHPDTGISSKAMGIMNSFVNDIFERIAGEASRLAHYNKRSTITSREIQTAVRLLLPGELAKHAVSEGTKAVTKYTSSK; encoded by the coding sequence ATGCCTGAACCAGCCAAGTCGGCTCCGGCCCCGAAGAAGGGCTCCAAGAAGGCGGTGACCAAGGCGCAGAAGAAGGACGGCAAGAAGCGCAAACGCAGCCGCAAGGAGAGCTACTCGGTGTACGTGTACAAGGTGCTGAAGCAGGTGCACCCCGACACCGGCATCTCGTCCAAGGCCATGGGCATCATGAACTCGTTCGTCAACGACATCTTCGAGCGCATCGCGGGCGAGGCGTCCCGCCTGGCGCACTACAACAAGCGCTCGACCATCACGTCCAGGGAGATCCAGACGGCCGTGCGCCTGCTGCTGCCCGGGGAGCTGGCCAAGCACGCCGTGTCCGAGGGCACCAAGGCCGTCACCAAGTACACCAGCTCCAAGTGA
- the LOC122913930 gene encoding histone H2A type 1-C, with protein MSGRGKQGGKARAKAKSRSSRAGLQFPVGRVHRLLRKGNYAERVGAGAPVYLAAVLEYLTAEILELAGNAARDNKKTRIIPRHLQLAIRNDEELNKLLGRVTIAQGGVLPNIQAVLLPKKTESHHKAKGK; from the coding sequence ATGTCTGGACGTGGCAAGCAAGGAGGCAAAGCTCGGGCCAAGGCGAAGTCCCGCTCCTCTCGCGCTGGCCTGCAGTTTCCAGTCGGCCGCGTGCACCGCCTGCTCCGCAAGGGCAACTACGCCGAACGTGTCGGGGCCGGCGCGCCCGTGTACCTGGCGGCTGTGCTCGAGTACCTGACGGCCGAGATCCTGGAGCTGGCGGGCAACGCGGCGCGCGACAACAAGAAGACGCGCATCATCCCGCGCCACCTGCAGCTGGCCATCCGCAACGACGAGGAGCTCAACAAGCTGCTGGGCCGCGTCACCATCGCGCAGGGCGGCGTGCTGCCCAACATCCAGGCCGTGCTGCTGCCCAAGAAGACCGAGAGCCACCACAAGGCCAAGGGAAAGTGA
- the H1-4 gene encoding histone H1.4: MSETAPAAPAAPAPAEKTPVKKKARKSAGAAKRKASGPPVSELITKAVAASKERSGVSLAALKKALAAAGYDVEKNNSRIKLGLKSLVSKGTLVQTKGTGASGSFKLNKKAASGEAKPKAKKAGAAKPKKAAGAAKKPKKAAGASAPKKSAKKTPKKAKKPAAAAGAKKAKSPKKAKAAKPKKAPKSPAKAKAVKPKAAKPKTAKPKAAKPKKAAAKKK; this comes from the coding sequence ATGTCCGAGACTGCGCCCGCCGCGCCCGCCGCTCCGGCCCCTGCCGAGAAGACGCCCGTGAAGAAGAAGGCTCGCAAGTCCGCCGGTGCCGCCAAGCGTAAGGCGTCCGGGCCCCCGGTGTCCGAGCTCATCACCAAGGCCGTCGCCGCGTCCAAAGAGCGCAGCGGCGTGTCCCTGGCGGCGCTCAAGAAGGCGCTGGCGGCCGCCGGCTACGACGTGGAGAAGAACAACAGCCGCATCAAGCTGGGCCTCAAGAGCCTGGTGAGCAAGGGCACCCTGGTGCAGACCAAGGGCACCGGCGCCTCGGGCTCCTTCAAGCTCAACAAGAAGGCGGCCTCCGGCGAGGCCAAGCCCAAGGCCAAGAAGGCGGGCGCGGCCAAGCCCAAGAAGGCGGCCGGGGCGGCCAAGAAGCCCAAGAAGGCCGCGGGGGCCAGCGCCCCCAAGAAGAGCGCCAAGAAGACCCCAAAGAAGGCGAAGAAGCCTGCGGCGGCTGCAGGAGCCAAAAAAGCAAAGAGCCCGAAAAAAGCGAAAGCAGCCAAGCCCAAGAAGGCGCCCAAGAGCCCTGCGAAGGCCAAAGCGGTGAAACCTAAGGCGGCCAAGCCAAAGACCGCCAAACCCAAGGCAGCCAAGCCAAAGAAGGCGGCAGCTAAGAAGAAATAA
- the LOC122914034 gene encoding histone H2B type 1-M codes for MPEPTKSAPAPKKGSKKAVTKAQKKDGKKRKRSRKESYSVYVYKVLKQVHPDTGISSKAMGIMNSFVNDIFERIAGEASRLAHYNKRSTITSREIQTAVRLLLPGELAKHAVSEGTKAVTKYTSSK; via the coding sequence ATGCCTGAGCCCACCAAGTCGGCTCCGGCCCCGAAGAAGGGCTCCAAGAAGGCGGTGACCAAGGCGCAGAAGAAGGACGGCAAGAAGCGCAAACGCAGCCGCAAGGAGAGCTACTCGGTGTACGTGTACAAGGTGCTGAAGCAGGTGCACCCCGACACGGGCATCTCGTCCAAGGCCATGGGCATCATGAACTCGTTCGTCAACGACATCTTCGAGCGCATCGCGGGCGAGGCGTCTCGCCTGGCGCACTACAACAAGCGCTCGACCATCACATCCAGGGAGATCCAGACCGCCGTGCGCCTGCTGCTGCCCGGGGAGCTGGCCAAGCACGCCGTGTCCGAGGGCACCAAGGCCGTCACCAAGTACACCAGCTCCAAGTGA